GTGTAACAAATTCTACATGTTTTTATAGACTACATAGTGCAGAAGCTAATTTTTTCCAAATGTTTGAGACacaaattttcattataatattgGGAATaggtattaattaattttttttattgattcaatcaaaatatttaaacgaATCATCACTCTACATTTTTGAATGGACAAATAGTGTTCTTTTAAGTTGTTAGTGCCAATAATCTGTCGATTATCTTAAGTCATAGTAAAGTGACAGAATTAATAGACATGAAAGACATCTTAGATTTCGTAAGATATTCCAATGTTTTATGTCCTATGGACCACCcaatatatgattatgaaattttgcatatatttatatttgttaggTTCGACTCAATATTCATGTGTGTATTTTAATTTGGTCATTAATCTTCTAGCCTTTAACGTAATCAATTTTTTGTTGACTTTATAAATACACTTATTGCAACAAAGCGCTACGATAAAGTGCATAGAGGATATGGAGGAAATTTGATTGATTCAGAAtctttaagttttatatatatatataatatctaaaaagtaataaaatttttCGATTAAATTTCTCTTAGGTTAGGTATTTGGAGTAACCATGTATCGAGTTGTCTTTATCGTTTGTCTTTATTTTAGAGTGATATTATCGTAAGCACCATCGACGTTAAGCTTAATAATATTTAGATCAATTTCTATTAAAACTTTTAAGTGGGCCTAATAGATCAAGGCCCATATAAATGGGCCATTTCTATCTTATCCAAAGTAAATTTCTCACTGGGCCTCACTTGTAGTAGTCCACTAAAAAATTGTAGGCCCAGTATAATAACTCTTAAAGCCCGTCAAACAAAATCTTCACGTTTTAACGTTTACCTTACTCTCATCggaaaaattcacaaataaccaTTTTTCGGTCCTTGTAATTGAAAAATAGATAAGTGTTGTGAAATTTCTAAATTTACGGGTGAAGCTCCATGAGATTGTCTTGGAAATCGGCCCCCAATATTTAAAACCACGTGATAGTAACTATTTTTCAAAGACATGATCGAAAAGTTACCTGCAAACGCTATTTCTCGATTATAGCTTCCTTGGAATCCCCCATCCCTTCCTTAAAGGATTACTTATTTACTAtgtataaattaaagaaaacgaGATTAGAATAAGCTATTTCCATCACACCTCTTGAAGTCCGACCCTTCACCGAactctataaatacaatatactTTATGCATCATACCCTCCTAAATTTAGGATACTACTACTATATaggattaatatttttttatatataaaaaataggaatTAACTATAAAAGATTTGTCACTAAATAATAtgtaattaacaaaaaaaacttgATAATCCATTGCTAAATTGACTTAGTGACAAATATTATTTAGCTATAGAATTTGTTTGTCACTAattcttctctctctttttcttttatagtatttattagctattaaataatatagtaatatgatttctaaatttATCCAACCATGACCACCCTAGCTAGGTAGCCTCATGATCTCTAAGTTTGgatagtacttttttttttatcctctCTGTTGTATGCATTGAATTATACACAAGATACAAATGTCACAACTTACACACAACAAACATGTTGGCCTTAAAAagagtttttcattttttggattttcgaTCGATGTCTGATAATTATATTCGGGTCTAATCTAATTCAGATTCATGCACAATAATCTTTTATAAAGGAATATGATAATGCACTAATGaagacatatatttttgtttctcgTTCTATACTTGTCTTATGGTCTAACTAATCTGGGTTCACGCAGAAATGTGTTTCATATTAAAGGTAAAACGCTTCTAAACAAAAGCGTGACttccatattaaaaataaattcaaaatttctaattaagaATGGGAGAGTATTTATCTTCGATTAAATTGAGTAAATGGGGAATATATGTCACTTCACGAGTCATAAATTTGTGCACGTTTGGGTAGTAGAAAGACCTCCAACTTCCATCTACACAAAAATGAAAATCTAAATGGTACTATTTGTTGTAAAGTGTAAATAAGGGTTGGCTCATTAAAAGATTGGATgaccataaaaagaaaaataaataaataaattggaaatgaataaaaaaaatcaaaacaaaaattttacaaaTCATGTGGGAAGAATAAATTTCCCTATCACACagttaataataaatagaattcTATGAGCATAATTGTACTTGTTATTGGTGTATACTCAgtgtatataattaaaatatgtaatgttATATACACTATGATTATATGTTGTATATTGCCTAAAATttgcttaaaataaaataaaataataattaggattattttttattgttagttTTGTTGGAGTGTTGTACTatgcaatttttattttgttttcgaTTAACCATTCAATATAAAAAGTTACAAGCCTCGTTACTTCAGAATCACATTATATATGTTTAGTAAGGGATGGtatattacttaattataaataaaggaATTCACATCTCTATATGCCTTTTTAATTTGAGTTTCAGATAGTTTTAACTCTATAGAGAAAACGTATAAAGCCTGATGAATAGACACGATATGAACAGATCTTGAAGCCGTATCATCAAGAAGAAGAGTAAGAAAATCTCAACCATTAAACTTTGAACTTCGTGAGTACTCAAAAAAATTGGTTTGATTCGAAATATGagagtcaaattaattaatgttcgatttaaaataaatttgagatcCTTTTATTGTTGCAAGTGTACACCATTCCTAGTGTAACAACTCAGTATTCTGACAGAAATCCACTAAAAGAAAGCAAATTGGTTGTTCAAACTTATAATGGCAATAGCAATAGTACACCAAACAATCATTCACTCTTGTGGACCTTTTATTGACCAAAACAacatttttaacattttaatttttctttatcatcattatattctcttcttttatgtgaaaaaaaaaatctaaacataaATCTTGTGTATGGGTACACGatataaagttataattttcaaattgtgatttaaatatataacttgagataacaattttaaaataaaattaaaaataaaaattcatgatcagCGTAAAGACAATATTTATATtctgtaaaaaaattatactaaagaATGATTAGTTCTACTATGATTAACTAGTGCATCATTCGAATCACAAGGTAATTATATGTTTGCCGGAGGATTTTACTGTAAAAATACCcgagaaaatcaaaaaaatgaaaagaaattgaGGTTGAAACACCCCACTTCGTAAActttagtttgattttaaaaaaaatcaataatttaatttgatgtttGAAACTTTGAGTCAATTGATTTCAGCACACTCTTAGAGGCAagaaatcaaatataattttaataagttttaaaaaattaatgatccAATCAAAGTCTAGATTTTATGCATTTGTcaatcaattcaaaatattagTCACACATTATTCCaataaaacaactaaaaatCATACTATTTTTTGAGTTGGACTTTATTGcattaaatgagaaaaaaaactactcattcaaatatttatagattttcaaaaaaaaaagctgCATCATAAAAGATAGTAATATAAATAGTTCATATTAATATAGAAATTCTTATGACTATTTTCAcaattcaaattataatttataaatcagtCAGAAATAACTTCATTAGTTATCAAATTTCCAAAAGGATTATTATGATTGACAATTTGACATAAATATCAAACAATGTCATTTTCAActaatatatacacacacttatTATGTCTTAATTATTGGTAAATAAAGTTGGTGATCATGATTCTTCTAAAAtcttcaattaaataattaattttctatttaaaaatatttttttaaaaaaaaactaatatgcACCATGtgacttttttattattttcaaatggGTTTTGTCGACACATAAAGaattaatattgttgaaaaaGCTAATGTCCTTTACGatcttatattatgtttttaataCAGTTACATCATTTGGAACGattcacttttttctttttcctttttaatctctttttttattGCATATAGTCCAATTATTAAGTAGTTAAACTTTACCTTTTCTCGAAagttcttaaataaaaatttttggaACAATTTGAGTCATTAAATtagtcataaatatttatattaaaataaatcgtTTAGGTTTAGGTTATAATTCACtgaaatacaatattttttgaattatatatatatatatatatatatatatatatatatatatatatatatatatatatatatatatatatttcgtgTATTGAAATATTGAGAATTCTTTTGATGAAATTGTTTTGTATGAGATTATAAGTACACATACACGAAATCATATAAATACTAATGTTTTTTTGGGTGAAATTAGTTAAAATATCacaattataaaaacaaaagtaTTTTATCATATGAAATTGTTTACGCAgcacaaatattataaatttaaacttgACCAACTCCATCATCTAGAAGGTAAGCAAATTAATACTCCACcgctatttcaatttatttatcttatttttctttttaattcattttgataaaaatactttctttttacaattctttaatttaaatttttacctAACACGTTTAAGATTAGATATTTTGTTAGTAGATCTTTAGTTTAACATCATAAAATTCAGAATctttaatacttttaaaatttcgTGTGAACTAAAAgccaaacaaacaaattaaaacaaacagAGCAGTAGACATTAAAATCAATTACCAGCAAAAATTGTGATGCAGcagtaagtacttattcattcttaaccaaaaatctcaaattcaaatgTTCTTAGCTAAAAAGACACTTTTATTATCCGAATTCAGTCAATCTCTAATATGAATATTAATCGAATGGaatgaataataaattcattttccATAAAAATGAATCCAATGTCCCAAAAGATAAGTCATGCATGGACCTAGTGTATAATGGCTATAATATAATGGGGACGTATAGAAAGTAAAGTCCCTTTTGTAGTACAAAGCAAACCCCTCTTTTTGGGGTccataaaaatgtaatttaggATTAATATTAGGGGATATGTGACTTATCGAGCTGGCAAatattgaaaaatgtttttcttttctatgaCAATCAGACAAGAAATTGATAGGAATATACGTAACAACCTTACAATGACAATTAGGACGTAAAAATCATTAGAGATTGGAGATCGTGATGAGATGAATATGatttctttattctttattaGAGGTCTTTTTGATAAGTCGTGAGCAGGATAGATGCCAAAATTTTGATGTTTGTGAGTTCTAAAGTAGCGAATAGAAGGTCTGTGTTGATAAAGATCACTAAGTCATATTTGATATTGTAGTATGAATAAAGAGTATATAATGAGAGGCTATTGAGTTCGTCCATGCCCTCATGTAGAACCGTAGCTCCACCCCTTGTcgtaagtatgaaaaaaaaaatcatgatagaAAGGGACTTATGTGATGTGAATTTCGAAAGAAGAAAATCATCTATTCTTAGTGATATTCACGCTTTTTTTCCCAACAAAATCTTTCATATTTGATCAATAAGTGAAAGGATAGTCAAACTCagtttaacttcttttttttttttagttgttatatctttattttgaagaaagatggatcaaacaaattaaatttcgTTAAAGTCTTGTCCTCTTATTGATCAAGCAAGGTTGTACTGAGACGGATAACATCAACTAAACACTTTCTTACTCCCATAGATTAGCTAGTGTGCAATGACAAATACCTACAACCCTTTCGTTTATcggagattttttttaatcaaaacttCAAAACAAATATCGAAACGAATATATAAGAGGATACAATGGAAAGGTTATTTACTCTTTTGTTTTGAAACAGTCGTTACTTATTAGGGATATTGATTAAAACCAACTTCTGTCATGGGTGatagaaaatttattacaaCATTACTTTATAGGGTTAATTACTACACCGAATTATTGAATTAAATGACAATTAGTACAACCTACTCTTCATTATGAAAATTACACTTAATTAACaccttttttctatttttttttgttgtgttttgtCAAAAGTATATATTCAATACCTcaattaacattaaaaaatgataatccCATGAAAAATATAGAGTCGCAGTGAAACGAATAAAATCAGGTCAACTATAACTAGAAATTTTGAATAAGTTCCCCGACCCTTTTAGTATATAGGCTTTACTTGTTGTGACTTAATCAAAACGCCAAAAACAATTAGACATCAAGTGATgaaagtataaataatataatttaatgtaaatatCAAGTACGAGTAATCCAAGATTTGTTTGCATGATAATTACctaaataattgattttagttattttcCATTTTTCACAAACATTGACATGTTCATATGGGTACAGTCATACAGTTTGAATTTATGTtcatcaaattatattatatgaaaaaaatatcatattatataacaCCCCCACCCTTTGATTCCATAATTCATTAAGAATTTCACGTGAAAGCATCAAACACAATTCAGACAGACAGCAAGAAAAGCAACAAAAACATatccattattattttttcctctctccaatatatttttttggttgtttcctataaaaatcattcaaaacaaaaaacgacaataatataattaatatttataacacTAAATTCACAAACAACAAATCCATTTATATTAATTtccacaagaaaaaaaaaatgtacccCCAACCGtccaacaaaaaatgaaaaaaaaaaaagggttcaCACTTGGTGAGTCGAGTAGACTCACGACTCGACTCACCAAGTCATTATGGTTTACCACAACCATGCCGAGAGAAACCTATTCTCGATCGATCTCTATCGAATTCAAACATGAACCCTTGTTGCATTAGGTTTCCAATAACCGAAAACCCTGAAGGTGCCGTCAACGGTTGCAATGCGAGACATTTAACGTCCTCCGCGGTATCGATAAAGTAGTTCCCGGATGGCGGGGAGAGGATCGAGTTTCCACTGAGTTTGAAACTCATTTTCGGGAAACTCGGTCGTGACTCCCCCGAAACGTTGACGCATAAGTCGAACCCGACAGTCGGCTCATCGGCTTCGGGTAGTGTAACGAGCCGTTTAAACGCTTGGACTATACGCCGATAAGCCGGTTCGGCGAGAAATGTCAATGTTGTCCCTGAATCCATAACAGTCCCTCCATTTCCTAGCTCATCAATTTCCCAAACGGAAGGGCGTATTGGTAGTTTCACATCTTCAATGTAAACACTTTCAATCCCAATATAGTAAAACGTTGAAGTAAACGGATTACTTATCATCGGCGTGTAATTCATTTTCTTCGGATCGTTGACCGCCGTTGACCGTCCGATTAATAAATAACTCGTCGGAGTCGGCGATAATGTGTAATCCATTAAACAGTAAGAAAATTTATTACCGAACCGGCGGCCGAGTTGACTCGCTAACGAAATCGAACCGCGGCCTAAACCCATTACTCCCTGAGCTCCGTTGAAACTCGGACCGGCAATGCTTGGACCGGAAGCTTCAAAACTACAACCAAAAGCCAAATTCCTAAACTTCACCGGTCGACCGGAGCTGGCATTAAGCGTGGTCGTTTCAGTAGAGAAAAACCCTTTAGTTTCCGATCCATCGGAGTAAGAGTATTCGTATCTACAGGGGCTATGGAGGCGCGTGTGGTTACACGCGACGCCTGTAGGATTAGGAACGAGCCTACATTTCTTATCGTAGCAATGGTAGGGTAAATAAGTTGAAGAATGCCGGGCGAGGAATGCGGAGTTTCGAGGGCGGGATGAGCAATTCCGGCAAGCGGAGCAACTGACCCAAACTAAATCACTACCGGTATCGGCGACGAGAAGGAGGCGTTGGGGTGGAGTACCCAATCTGAGATCTACGAAGTACTGCCCACTGCCGGTAGTTGCACCGGAAGTTAATGGGAGTTTAGCGGAACGAGTAATGCTTCGGTGGCCGAGGGAGGAGTAAAGGGTGTTTAAACGGTGGATATCGGAAGAGAGTGATTGTGAAGGAGTTGTGGGAAATGTGTCTTTGTGGAGTAATGGGAGTTTTAAGTATTCGAATTTTGTACGGCGGTTGACGGCGGCGACGGAGGAgatgaggaggaagaagaagattaTTCCGGTGGCCCTTTCTGCCATTGAAGAAGATAtgagaaaagaaagagaaatatgGAGTTATGGGGTTGGTTACATTTATACGTACGTGTTACTCTCTCTATTGATTAGTATAAGATTCCATCACCAATAAAACATAACATGCCTCGCTTTTCTTAATCGGATGTCTCGAATTCAATCTATGAACGAAATTTATGtgagataaatttaaaataattgaactttaataaaaaaattaaatattgagttgagaaaccaaaaaaataatataacatatttattttatatagacTTGTGGTCTCGATTTATCTATCAAATTTTAACttcacataaaattttaaaaaactaaattttgatcatcattctttttttgggggggggagAGGGGGGCGGGGTTAGGGTTAGATGTGGTGCTATAAGGCATCATCCTATTTTATTAGAAACTAATTTCGATATGTCAGTTTAGATATTCTTATCAAATTACTAACTTGATGTTTAGTAAAATCGCAAATCTATACTGATTTTATTTactcacaaaattcaaaaataagtaaaatatatgttcaattagaatttcaaattttaaaaattacaatttaaaacacttaaatttttaactttaaaatccataactatgagacaaactaaaaataaaaaagaacagaaagaacATATATTTGTTTTACATTAAACCATATAACTAACTAATACTCTACTTCATACGTAAAATCATCCCAAATgatcattttattataatatgaaaCATTATTTCTACCTAAAATATGATTGTTTTAAGGgagaattaaaatgtattttttttcatagaGAATGCTTATCAAAAACATATTTGACTATcctataattaattcataaatttaaatttcaaaattaaataaaagtatgAACAAATTACTAAAAACAAGAAATGTCTATAGAAACATTAATTTAGTTAGTCGTTACCCAAAATCCCAAAACAAACGAAAGCTGTCAAGGGAACAAAGCTAGGTCCTAACTATCGTACATATTATACGCAATATCGAAGATCGAATAATTCTTAATCAAAAActtcaaatagaaaaaattctAAGAACAAAAGCAAAATCTAATAAGCAATACTTTTCgctattataaattttaaatgatgcaaatttaaattagttgaATCCAATATAAATATCAAGCTATTGATATAATCTCTTACAGAAAGATAGGGTAAGATTATAcgataaaaattataactttttacgtatatattataaatataaaaagattttcatatattttttaattatattatgattttttttaacgaAAATTCTGACTCTGCAACTAAAACGAAGATTGACATGTGAAACAAATGTCCCTACATTTACCGGCGTCTACTATTTGTCTGCCCTCTTACCCAGCTGTCACTCCCCGCATTTCATGGCAAggtttcataattttaaaatacattaatttatttttagttcgACACTTTTAATATAcgaagaaaagataaaaataattgtatcaattattatttttaatggatgtatcaaatataaatataataagttaaaataaaatggaaggAGTGATATTTGAAATCCGTTCAAAATACTCTCTTTAAAGTTTTTCgtttatttttagttgttattttaactctaaaaattataataactatTTATCTAATATAATTTCCTACAGTGAGATTTGGAGAGAATAGACTATATTCAAACTTTATTTCTATTGAGACAGAGAAACtgttttcaatatatgatcCTCGGATTAAgcggaaaaaaaaatataaaacagtttttagaagaaaatagagataggaaataattattattttagaaattgaATATTAAAGTGAAGAATTATTCTGAATTATAATctcattattaaaataatatgcataatatttgagattattattattttattaatggacGTGAAAAAGATTAAGGTAATGATAAAATGAGATGAAAAATTGACAAGTAACTTGTAGTTTAATCtagtgaaatttatttttgtcaaattatcaTTTGATATGGTGTCATTATCACATCATGTATTAAGTTAATTGACTTTTTATAGCTCGCTTAATTAATCaaaagttatttatttaaaagatattttatcgTAAGCAtttcaaatatgttatttttaatgagttataatttgtatttgattaattaattttaaaatcaaacctACTATTAGAACATCAATTTGTAATTCAAGctgtcaatttcttttttttttttgaaaatatcaatAGCTACAAGTTAAAAATGCTTATTCATATCCTAAAAACTATATTAGTCTtgcaaaataagtattttttaaaataagatttacacgtaaaatttcaaatgtttaATGCTTCAAGAATTTAacgtaattatatatttatatgtatctcctgtaattttttaataatctttTAATAGTTTAAAGTTTTATATACCGTCAATGCAAATATTTTGTTCGGTGATCACCTAAAGAATATAGTTATAAATTATAACCCTCtttaaaatcttaaaacaaTTAACTTACTAGCTATAACAAGTAAAGTTAATCTGATTTAATTAgcaaaatttcaatatatataatttaaagtcTTTATCAAAAAAACTCGATCACcgacccccaccccccaccccacaACCCAACTTGTTGATCCTTTGCGTGTCAAATATGTTTTACTATATTACGTATAATTAATTACTAACCCATGgattataataatagtacttGCTAATAGATATATACACCCAATTAGGGATATAGTTTTATTATGACAAATATAATCTCACTACTTTTTTTAATCTCAACTCCACACTTTGTCTTCCAATCTAATCTAGGTTTTGGTTCTTTAtagtattaaaaatatcaatttgcatataaatatatatataatcaccgCAATATTTCTGTCCATACAGCataatttcttaataaaaagGCCAGGTGAATTTGATTTGAATAGTATActctaattaataatatatacactATTTACTTTCAATGTCCTCTGTATTtctgtattttctttttatattgctATGAGTTGCGTACTTTAGCTAAAGAGCACATAATGTAGCTGaggattttttgtaaataattttttatcttctcGAAGCAAGAGTAATGTctatatacatattatttttttcagacCTCACAACGTACATTctaatgaaagaaaataataatataatcacCGTTGTATAACCCTTCTCAATGAGtcataatacaaataaataaacttgTATTAcaagatttcaatttttttaatttagtctAAACTAATTAAGGGTTGTGTATGAGTGAACATGTCATGAACTTGTATTCAAATCTTATCttagaatttttatatatactttattCTAAAGTCACTGATTAATTGGACAATTATTTCTTCTCGATTTATTCACGTTACGTTTCTGTTATCTATTTTTTTCCTACTTCTTTCCCATATCTTCCTTTATtttgcatgatcaaggaaatcAGATAAAGTTAATATACGATCATAATTGAATTTACaatctaatatttataaatatttaatgattttttgtatatttatatgtatgtaattatataaattcataaattacaCTGAAGATCCGTCTCCGACTATTTATGCACTCATTGAAAGTTACTCTATTTCAAAAGTCAATTGGTTTAGGTATTTTcttaactaattaatataaataatctaaaattgttttcataatttt
This DNA window, taken from Solanum lycopersicum chromosome 5, SLM_r2.1, encodes the following:
- the LOC101267113 gene encoding aspartyl protease family protein 2 gives rise to the protein MAERATGIIFFFLLISSVAAVNRRTKFEYLKLPLLHKDTFPTTPSQSLSSDIHRLNTLYSSLGHRSITRSAKLPLTSGATTGSGQYFVDLRLGTPPQRLLLVADTGSDLVWVSCSACRNCSSRPRNSAFLARHSSTYLPYHCYDKKCRLVPNPTGVACNHTRLHSPCRYEYSYSDGSETKGFFSTETTTLNASSGRPVKFRNLAFGCSFEASGPSIAGPSFNGAQGVMGLGRGSISLASQLGRRFGNKFSYCLMDYTLSPTPTSYLLIGRSTAVNDPKKMNYTPMISNPFTSTFYYIGIESVYIEDVKLPIRPSVWEIDELGNGGTVMDSGTTLTFLAEPAYRRIVQAFKRLVTLPEADEPTVGFDLCVNVSGESRPSFPKMSFKLSGNSILSPPSGNYFIDTAEDVKCLALQPLTAPSGFSVIGNLMQQGFMFEFDRDRSRIGFSRHGCGKP